The Arcobacter sp. LA11 genome segment GGTAGTATAGGCTCGGAGATATCACGGCAGTGTAAAATCTTTGGTGCAAAACAATTAATACTTCTTGATCATAGTGAATATAATCTGTATCAAGTTACTGAAGAATTAAATTCAGAAAATATAGTTTCAGTAATGCAAACAGTTAGAAACTTTGGATTTATTGAAAATACGTTTAAAAAATATAAACCTGAAATTGTTATACATGCAGCTGCATATAAACATGTACCTTTAGTAGAAGGAAATATTTTAGAAGGAATTTCAAATAATATTGTTGGTACTAAAAATTGTATTGATTTATCTATTAAATATGGTGTAGAGAAGTTTGTATTAATTTCTACAGATAAAGCTGTTCGTCCAACTAATGTTATGGGAACTACGAAAAGAATTTGTGAATTATATGCACAAAATGTTAAATCAGAAAAAACTGAGATTGTTGCTGTTCGATTTGGTAATGTTTTAGGAAGTTCTGGTTCTGTAATTCCAAAATTTAAATCTCAAATAGAAGCAGGTAAAAATATTACTGTAACGCATCCAGATATTACTAGATATTTCATGCTGATTCCTGAAGCATGTGAATTAGTTCTACAAGCAGCTTCGATAGGAGAAGGCGGTGAAATATTTATTCTTGATATGGGAGAGCCAATTAAGATTGTTGATCTAGCTAAAAAAATGATTGAACTTTCTGGACAAGAAAATATTGAGATAGAATTCTGTGGTTTAAGACCTGGTGAAAAACTTTATGAAGAACTACTAATAAATGATAGTGATAAAAAGACTGATTATGAATCTATTACCGTTGCAAGTTCTACGAAATTTGATGTAGATGAGTTAAATAATCAAATAGATAGATTACTAGTTGAAGATAATAAAATATCAATTTTAAAAGAAATTGTGCCAGAATTTAATCATAAACCAAACAATTAAATATATTATCTAACCATTATCCTTTTTTAGATAAAATATTGTCTTTATGAACACAAAGGCAATACTTTATGAAATACAATGATATAGATTTTAACAATAAAAATATTTTAATAACTGGAGCAGCAGGCTTTATTGGATCAAGCCTTTGCTTTTATTTTCAAGAAAACTATCCAGATGCAAATATTATTGCACTTGATTCTTTTAGAAGTGGTGAAACATTTTCAAATGGAAACTTAAAAAGTTTTGGACATTTTAAAAACTTACTTGGTTTTTCTGGAACTGTAATAAGTGGAAATATAAATGATAATGAACTTTTAAAAAATTTAGAGACTTCTTATACTTTTGATTATATTTTTCACCAAGCTGCAATCTCTGATACAACAGTGCAAGAACAAGATTTAATGATTCAGACAAATGTAAATGCTTATGAAAATCTATTAAAAATTGCAATTAAACATAAAGCAAATATGATATATGCATCTTCTGCTGCAACATATGGAAATAGTGATAGGTTTGAAGTAGGATATGAACAACCAAATAATGCATATGGCTTTTCAAAAGTGATGATGGATAATATCACTTATAAATATTTAAAACAAGGTGTTGATATCTCTATTGTGGGGCTTAAGTATTTTAATGTATATGGTTCTAGAGAGTTTTTCAAAAATAGTACTGCTTCTATGGTAGTTCAATTTGGACATCAAATTTTAAAAGGGCTCACTCCTAAACTTTTTGAAGGAAGTGATAAGATTTTAAGAGATTTTATTTATATAGAAGATATTATTCAAGCAAATATATTAGCAACATCTCCAAAAAAATCTGGTGTTTATAATGTAGGTACAGGAAAAGCAAGGTCTTTTGAAGATATTGTAAATATCTTACAAAAAGAACTTGAAATTGATAATGGTAAAGAGTATATACCAAATCCTTTTGTAGGTTCTTATCAGTTTTTTACACAAGCAAATATTGAGACTACAAAAGAAAATTTAGGATATGAACCAAAATTCTCAATGGAAGAAGGAATAAAAGCTTATATTCCAGAAATTAAAAGATTATTTGAAACAGAAGTGAAAAAATAGATGATTAGAGTTGATAATAAACCAAGTATATTAGTTATTGGTGATTTGATGATAGATGAGTATCTTTGGGGTTCTTGTGAGAGAATTTCGCCTGAAGCTCCTGTTCAAGTTGTAGATATAAAAAAAGAGACTAAAGTTTTAGGTGGAGCAGGAAATGTTATAAATAATCTTGTCTCTCTTGGAGCAGATGTTTCTGTTATGTCAGTTATTGGTGATGATGAAGTTGGACATGACCTTAAACATATGTTAGATGAGCAAGGTGCTAAGTCTTTTTTAATTGAACAAAAGGGACGAAAAACATCTAGAAAAACTAGACTTATGGCTTCTCATTCTCAAGTAGTTAGATACGATAAAGAGAGTAAGAATAATATTTCTCCTGAGAGTGTAAAAAAACTTTATGCAAAACTTCAAGAGAAAATAAATGTATATGATACTATTTTGTTATCTGATTATGACAAAGGTGTACTTACTGAAGATCTAATCGAAAAAGTGATTTCTTATGCAAATAAGTATGACAAAAAAGTTTTAGTTGACCCTAAGGGGACTGATTATTCACGATATAAAGGTGCTTATTTATTAACTCCAAATAAAAAAGAGGCTGAATTAGCTTCAAATATAGTTATTGAAAATGATGATAGATTAAAAGACGTTTTAGTAAAGCTAAAAGATGATGCGTCATTAGCTGTATCAGTTGTAACACTTAGTGAAAACGGAATTGCTATATTAGATGATGATAAAGTGACAGTTAAACCTACTGTTGCAAGAGAAGTTTATGATGTTACAGGAGCTGGTGATACTGTTTTAGCATCTTTAGGTTTTGCATTAAGTTTAGGCTATGATATTTATACATCTGTAGAGTTTGCAAATCTTGCAGCAGGAGTTGTTGTAGGGAAACTAGGTTCAGCAACGGTTACAATGGATGAAATTGAAGAGTATCAAGCAAGTTTACACAAGAGCTCAATTGAACTTCATATAAAATCAAGAGAACAAATTGAAAAGATTGCAAAAAGATTAAAAGAACAAAATAAAAAAGTAGTATTTACAAATGGTTGTTTTGATATTTTACATAAAGGACATGTTAGCTATTTAAATGTCGCAAAGTCATTTGGTGATGTACTTATTTTAGGTCTGAATTCAGATGCTAGTGTAAAACGCTTAAAAGGTGAAGATAGACCTATAAACTGTGAAGATGATAGAGCTTATATTCTATCTGCATTAGAGTGTGTGGATTATGTGGTGATATTTGATGAAGATACACCTTATGAACTTATCTCAAAAGTTCAACCTGATGTTTTAGTAAAAGGTGCAGACTATGAAGGAAAAGAAGTAGTTGGTTCAGATATTGCTCAAGAGACAAAACTAGTTGAATTTGTAGATGGAAAGAGTACTACAAGTACAATTAAAAAAATACAAAAGGTTAAATAGTGAAGAATGTAATTGAAAGTGAATTTTTAAGCCATTTAGAGACGATTCAAAAAGTTATTGAAACTATGAATGAACCTTTAAAAGAAGCTTCTCAAATAACAGTAGAAGCACTTAAAAATGGAAAGAAAGTAATTTTATTTGGAAATGGTGGTAGCGCAGCAGATGCTCAGCATATTGCCGCTGAACTAACAGGAAGATATAAAACTGAAAGACGTGGTCTTCCAGGACTTGCTCTTACAACAGATACTTCTGCACTTACAGCTATTGGAAATGACTATGGGTATGATAGAGTTTTTGATAGACAAGTTGAATCCTTAGCACAAGAAGGAGATGTTCTTATTGGAATTTCAACTTCTGGAAATTCTAAAAATGTTATCAATGCTTTTAAAGTAGGGCAAGAAATAGGATGTAAAATTATTGGGCTTACAGGACGTGATGGTGGAGCTATGAATGATTACTGTGATGTAAACTTAATAGTACCATCAGATAATACTCCAAGAATTCAAGAGATGCATATACTTTTTGGACATACTATTTGTCAAATCATTGATAATGAACTAAGTTAGAGGTATTTCAATTTCTCATGCAAAAAACAATAAACTATAAAAACAGAACAAAATTAATATCAAAATTATTAGAGCAAGAAGATATTGTAGAACTTGAAAAACCTTCAATGTTAAATAAACTCTCTTTAAAGAAAAAAGAGTTTGCTGATGTTTTTTTTCATACTGGACAAGTTTTTGATAAAGAAACTATAGAAAATATTCAAAATGCTAAAAAAGTAATTGTAAGTGCTAAGATTGCAAAGAAAGAGCTTTTACAAAAAGTCGATATTTCTGAAAAAAAAGTAGAAATTGTATACCCTGCAATAGATATAAAATACAGAAAACCTAAAGATGTAAGAGAAGAAGTTTGTGAAAAACTAGGAATTGATTCAAAAAAGAAAATTGTGTTTTTTACAGGAAGAAATCTAAAGTCTTCAGGTGTGGTTGAATTCATAAATATGGTTATGAAATTAAACTTTAAAAATATGATAGCTGTAATTGCTGCTGATAAAAAACAAATTTATAATTTAAGATTTAAACTTTCAAAGTTTGATGTAGATGATAAACTTTTACTAATAGAAGATTATGAAGATATAAATGAACTTTTTTTAGCTTCAGATGTATTTGTTCTTCCTTCATATAATCAAAACTTTGCAACAAATATATTAAAAGCAATGTATTGTAAGTGTGCTGTGTTTACAACTGCTAATAATGCAGCGTGCGAAGTAATTGATATTTTTTCAACTATGGAGACTCCACAAGATGGTAGTATGCAGTTTAAAATAGATGCTCTTTTACAAAATAAAGCTGATATGAAATTAATTAAAAAACAGAATAGAAAAATTGCAAAACAATATACTTTAGATAATCAGCTTTTAAAAGTTCAAAATATTATAGAGTCTATTTAGTCTTTTCTAATATGTAAAAAAGAAGCAAATTTTGGTTTGCCTTTTTTGGTTAATCCAAAATATTTAAATGTAATAACTTCTCCTATTTTAGGTGGATCCTTTCTTTGTTCTTTTGTAAATCCAGTTCCTAAATTAAATATTATCCCATTTTTAAGTTTTATAACTAAACTTTTCAGTACAGAAGTTTTTTTTGATATATTTATTCCTATAACTTTCCCTTCCATGTCTTGTGCTTTTTTTACCTTTAGAACATGAGAACTTCTTCCCGTATGATAGGGTTCTTTAGGGTCTTTAACTATTATTCCTTCGCCTTTTTTTGAAATGATCTCATTTAAGAAATTATGTAAATGTTCTTTGTCTTTTATTTTAACTTGTTCAATTATATTTATATGAGTATTAGGATATTTTTTAAACCAAGATTTTACTTTGTCGAGTCTTTCAAAGAAATTTCCTTTTGTATTTGGAACTTCAAATATATTGTAAGTGATTTTTTCCCAATCTTTACTTGGAGTTTTATCCATTATTATATTTTGTATATTCTCAAAATCATCTCTTTTAGTCCATAGTTCACCGTCAAGTTCAAAATTAGGAAGGCCTTTTATAAACCATTTTGGTGCATAGATTCTTTTACCTTTTCTTGTTAAGAATTTCTTGCCAGTCCAATATCCTCTTATTCCATCAAGTTTTTCACTCATAACCCATTCTGCAATATTTTCATCTCCATTATAAACTTTTGGTTTTTGAACTTCGATACTAAAAGAATAAGCATATATAAAAAATAGTATAATAAATCTCATAAATCGCCTTATGTTATATAAATAATAAAAAATATTATTTGTTTATTGCTAAGCTTTTGCTAAAATAAAAATAAAGAATTATTTGTCAAAAATTTAAATTTAACTTAAGAAATATAAGATATAATACGCGAATATTTTTCACTAAAAAAAGTTAAGGAAACGAAAATGTCAAGAAGATGTGCAATATCAGGAAAAGGTCCAATGTCAGGACACAACGTAAGTCACGCAAAAAACAGAACTAAAAGAAGATTTTTACCAAATTTAAGAACAGTTAGAGTTACTTTAGAAGATGGTACTACTAAAAAAATCAGAATTTCTGCAAAAGAGTTAAGAACTCTTAAAAAACACTCATAGAAGGCGCTTAGAAAAGTGCTTTCATGAGCATCTTTAGAAGAGTAAAGAAAGCTCTAGGCTGGGAGATACGTACAGCCAAACCAGAATATGATTTAAATCCAATCATATACTCTCAACTTAAACCATTTAGGTTACCATTAGTTCTCGTACAAGTTATTATGATTGTTGGAACAATGGGTTATATATTAATCGATGACTTCCCAATTTTAGATGCAATTTATCAAACAGGTATTACTTTTACTACTGTTGGTTTTGGAGAGATTGCTCCTATATCACCAGCTGGAAGATTTTTTACAGTAACACTTATTATATTTGGGTTCGCATTGTTTACTCTTTCAACTGCAGTACTTATTGATGCAGTTATTAAAGGTAAATTATTTGAACTTTATAAGGAAAGAAATATGCTTTATAAGATAGCAAGACTTAGACAACATTTTGTAATTTTTTATCATAATGAATATACAGCGCAATTAGCTAAACAATTTAACGATAATCATATTCCTTTTGTTGTAGTTGACCCAAGTGAAGATATTGAAGATATCGCAAAAGAGTATAATTATCCATATTTTGTAAAAGAAGAACCTTACAAAGAATTAGCATTTTTAAAGTCACATCTATCTTCTGCAAAGGGTGCAATTTCATTATCAAAAAATATTTCAGACAATATTACTTTAATTGCATCAGTAAGACTGTATGAAAAAGAACTTGGAAGAAGTCCTTTTTTGATTATTTCAAATGCAGAAACACAAAATGAAAAGATTAGGCTTAAAAAACTTGGTGCAGATAAGGTTGTTGCAACACCATCTTTAATGGCAAAAAGAGTTTCAGCAATGGCAATAAGACCAGATATGGAAAATGTACTAGATGAATTTTTGTATAAACCAGATACTCCTATTGATATGGAAGAAGCTTTTGTTGATGAAGATTCATGGACAGTTAATAGGGAAATTAAAGATTTACATTTAAGAGATAGAATGAAAGTATCTGTCATTGGTATTACTGAAAAAAAGGGAAGATTTATTCAGATGCCTAAAGGAACTGCGGTTATTACTCCTGGATGTAAATTATTACTAGTAGGAAACCAAAGAGGTATCTCAAAAGCAAAAAGAATAATTGCTTTACAAGAGAAACCTGAAGATTTATAAAAGAAAAGACCTCTTAATAGAGAGGCAATTTTAAGGATATTTTTAATGTTTACAATTTTACCTATAAAAGGTTTTATAGACCAAATAGATGGGTTTTACTGTGATGGTATTCATGCAGGATTAAAACCAAATGGAAATAAAGACTTAGGATTTATTTATAGTGATGTATTATGTGATGTTGAAGCTGTATTTACTTTAAACAAATTTCAAGCAGCACCACTTAAACATTATCAAATATATGATAAAAATTTTCAAACAAATTTTGTACTTATTAATTCAAAAAATGCAAATGCAATGACAGGACAAAAAGGTATTGATGATATTAATACAATTTTTTCTTCATTAAACTTTGAAACTATAAATCCTATTATGAGTAGCACAGGGGTTATTGGGAATCCTTTACCAATACAAAAGATAATTGATGCAGCTAACTCTTTTGATTTAAATTCAAAGAGTGGTGAAAATTTATCTCATGCAATAATGACAACAGATGCATATGCAAAAACTTCTATGTATGAAGTTAAATTAGAGGATGGAAGTTCTTTTAAAATTGGTTCAGTTGCAAAAGGTGCAGGAATGATAAATCCAAATCTTGCAACGATGCTTTGTTTTATATGTACTGATGCAAATATTCCTAAAGAGGATA includes the following:
- a CDS encoding nucleoside-diphosphate sugar epimerase/dehydratase, whose amino-acid sequence is MSLNFKPTPLKRILFFLIFDIFISYVTLQFAYNLRFNFDVPIYFFDNFSLIFFILIFLKISSFIYFKLYRTAWRFFSLYEVKKIIVAHVLVYSVFFIIFLVLKEEVSPFARSIIIIDFLLSLVCITLLRLSKRIIIESNKNTKYKKTIIIGASKTISSILQDKKNVEYSPLAIIDENKSLKGTFISNLKVFSFEELKTVIKQRGIESVIIAKEYEQKKLVEIFETLNELNIQDIKIINILSNNNKKELKNITVEDLLARHPKDLDTNQIENFIKNKIVLITGAGGSIGSEISRQCKIFGAKQLILLDHSEYNLYQVTEELNSENIVSVMQTVRNFGFIENTFKKYKPEIVIHAAAYKHVPLVEGNILEGISNNIVGTKNCIDLSIKYGVEKFVLISTDKAVRPTNVMGTTKRICELYAQNVKSEKTEIVAVRFGNVLGSSGSVIPKFKSQIEAGKNITVTHPDITRYFMLIPEACELVLQAASIGEGGEIFILDMGEPIKIVDLAKKMIELSGQENIEIEFCGLRPGEKLYEELLINDSDKKTDYESITVASSTKFDVDELNNQIDRLLVEDNKISILKEIVPEFNHKPNN
- the rfaD gene encoding ADP-glyceromanno-heptose 6-epimerase, whose protein sequence is MKYNDIDFNNKNILITGAAGFIGSSLCFYFQENYPDANIIALDSFRSGETFSNGNLKSFGHFKNLLGFSGTVISGNINDNELLKNLETSYTFDYIFHQAAISDTTVQEQDLMIQTNVNAYENLLKIAIKHKANMIYASSAATYGNSDRFEVGYEQPNNAYGFSKVMMDNITYKYLKQGVDISIVGLKYFNVYGSREFFKNSTASMVVQFGHQILKGLTPKLFEGSDKILRDFIYIEDIIQANILATSPKKSGVYNVGTGKARSFEDIVNILQKELEIDNGKEYIPNPFVGSYQFFTQANIETTKENLGYEPKFSMEEGIKAYIPEIKRLFETEVKK
- the rfaE1 gene encoding D-glycero-beta-D-manno-heptose-7-phosphate kinase; the protein is MIRVDNKPSILVIGDLMIDEYLWGSCERISPEAPVQVVDIKKETKVLGGAGNVINNLVSLGADVSVMSVIGDDEVGHDLKHMLDEQGAKSFLIEQKGRKTSRKTRLMASHSQVVRYDKESKNNISPESVKKLYAKLQEKINVYDTILLSDYDKGVLTEDLIEKVISYANKYDKKVLVDPKGTDYSRYKGAYLLTPNKKEAELASNIVIENDDRLKDVLVKLKDDASLAVSVVTLSENGIAILDDDKVTVKPTVAREVYDVTGAGDTVLASLGFALSLGYDIYTSVEFANLAAGVVVGKLGSATVTMDEIEEYQASLHKSSIELHIKSREQIEKIAKRLKEQNKKVVFTNGCFDILHKGHVSYLNVAKSFGDVLILGLNSDASVKRLKGEDRPINCEDDRAYILSALECVDYVVIFDEDTPYELISKVQPDVLVKGADYEGKEVVGSDIAQETKLVEFVDGKSTTSTIKKIQKVK
- the gmhA gene encoding D-sedoheptulose 7-phosphate isomerase, whose amino-acid sequence is MKNVIESEFLSHLETIQKVIETMNEPLKEASQITVEALKNGKKVILFGNGGSAADAQHIAAELTGRYKTERRGLPGLALTTDTSALTAIGNDYGYDRVFDRQVESLAQEGDVLIGISTSGNSKNVINAFKVGQEIGCKIIGLTGRDGGAMNDYCDVNLIVPSDNTPRIQEMHILFGHTICQIIDNELS
- a CDS encoding glycosyltransferase family 4 protein produces the protein MQKTINYKNRTKLISKLLEQEDIVELEKPSMLNKLSLKKKEFADVFFHTGQVFDKETIENIQNAKKVIVSAKIAKKELLQKVDISEKKVEIVYPAIDIKYRKPKDVREEVCEKLGIDSKKKIVFFTGRNLKSSGVVEFINMVMKLNFKNMIAVIAADKKQIYNLRFKLSKFDVDDKLLLIEDYEDINELFLASDVFVLPSYNQNFATNILKAMYCKCAVFTTANNAACEVIDIFSTMETPQDGSMQFKIDALLQNKADMKLIKKQNRKIAKQYTLDNQLLKVQNIIESI
- a CDS encoding DNA ligase; this translates as MRFIILFFIYAYSFSIEVQKPKVYNGDENIAEWVMSEKLDGIRGYWTGKKFLTRKGKRIYAPKWFIKGLPNFELDGELWTKRDDFENIQNIIMDKTPSKDWEKITYNIFEVPNTKGNFFERLDKVKSWFKKYPNTHINIIEQVKIKDKEHLHNFLNEIISKKGEGIIVKDPKEPYHTGRSSHVLKVKKAQDMEGKVIGINISKKTSVLKSLVIKLKNGIIFNLGTGFTKEQRKDPPKIGEVITFKYFGLTKKGKPKFASFLHIRKD
- the rpmB gene encoding 50S ribosomal protein L28, which gives rise to MSRRCAISGKGPMSGHNVSHAKNRTKRRFLPNLRTVRVTLEDGTTKKIRISAKELRTLKKHS
- a CDS encoding TrkA family potassium uptake protein; translation: MSIFRRVKKALGWEIRTAKPEYDLNPIIYSQLKPFRLPLVLVQVIMIVGTMGYILIDDFPILDAIYQTGITFTTVGFGEIAPISPAGRFFTVTLIIFGFALFTLSTAVLIDAVIKGKLFELYKERNMLYKIARLRQHFVIFYHNEYTAQLAKQFNDNHIPFVVVDPSEDIEDIAKEYNYPYFVKEEPYKELAFLKSHLSSAKGAISLSKNISDNITLIASVRLYEKELGRSPFLIISNAETQNEKIRLKKLGADKVVATPSLMAKRVSAMAIRPDMENVLDEFLYKPDTPIDMEEAFVDEDSWTVNREIKDLHLRDRMKVSVIGITEKKGRFIQMPKGTAVITPGCKLLLVGNQRGISKAKRIIALQEKPEDL
- the argJ gene encoding bifunctional glutamate N-acetyltransferase/amino-acid acetyltransferase ArgJ; translation: MFTILPIKGFIDQIDGFYCDGIHAGLKPNGNKDLGFIYSDVLCDVEAVFTLNKFQAAPLKHYQIYDKNFQTNFVLINSKNANAMTGQKGIDDINTIFSSLNFETINPIMSSTGVIGNPLPIQKIIDAANSFDLNSKSGENLSHAIMTTDAYAKTSMYEVKLEDGSSFKIGSVAKGAGMINPNLATMLCFICTDANIPKEDMLELLKLSSHTTFNAISVDGDTSTNDTILLLANKKSNSYDKEAFKEALRLVMHDMAMLMVADGEGAKKAVAFEVIGAKTNDEAEIAAKALSNSLLVKTALYGEDPNFGRIASTIGASRITCDESSLVISYNDVIVFNKGEICFDEVQEAKASKVLENDKYKVICDIGIGEGKFTAYGCDLGYEYVKINADYRT